One genomic region from Streptomyces sp. Li-HN-5-11 encodes:
- the ccsB gene encoding c-type cytochrome biogenesis protein CcsB: MTLAAATELATATNEHLANISNTLIYSSMAVYTLAFLAYIAEWLFGSRSKVARTAAALTAEREDAKAQAPAVTVKSAAGTAVLERPKVVVRSAAGARDVPDGPGAHGGDEQGDLYGRIAVSLTVLAFLVELAGVVARAASVERAPWGNMYEFNITFSTVAVGVYLTLLALKKNVRWLGLPLVTTVLLDLGLAVSVLYTASDQLVPALHSYWLYIHVSTAIFCGAALYVGAVATLAYLFKDSYENKLVSGGTPGEFATSVLERLPSAASLDKFAYRVNAAVFPLWTFTIIAGSIWAEVAWGRYWGWDPKETWAFITWVAYACYLHARSTAGWKGRKAAYIALIAFGCYLFNYYGVNIFVGGKHSYAGV, encoded by the coding sequence GTGACTCTCGCCGCCGCAACCGAGCTCGCCACGGCGACCAACGAACATCTCGCGAACATCAGCAACACGCTGATCTACTCCTCGATGGCCGTCTACACCCTGGCCTTCCTCGCCTACATCGCCGAGTGGCTGTTCGGCAGCCGCAGCAAGGTCGCCCGCACCGCGGCCGCGCTCACGGCCGAGCGCGAGGACGCCAAGGCGCAGGCACCGGCGGTGACCGTGAAGTCCGCGGCCGGGACCGCCGTCCTGGAGCGGCCCAAGGTCGTCGTACGGTCCGCGGCCGGCGCCCGTGACGTGCCCGACGGGCCCGGCGCGCACGGCGGCGACGAGCAGGGCGACCTCTACGGCCGGATCGCCGTGTCCCTCACCGTGCTCGCCTTCCTCGTGGAACTCGCCGGCGTCGTCGCCCGCGCGGCCTCCGTGGAGCGGGCGCCGTGGGGCAACATGTACGAGTTCAACATCACCTTCTCCACGGTCGCCGTCGGCGTCTACCTCACGCTGCTGGCCCTGAAGAAGAACGTGCGCTGGCTGGGCCTGCCCCTCGTGACCACGGTCCTGCTCGACCTCGGTCTCGCCGTCAGCGTCCTGTACACCGCCAGCGACCAGCTCGTGCCCGCGCTGCACTCGTACTGGCTGTACATCCACGTCTCCACCGCGATCTTCTGCGGCGCCGCCCTCTACGTCGGCGCGGTCGCCACCCTGGCCTACCTCTTCAAGGACTCCTACGAGAACAAGCTGGTCAGCGGCGGCACGCCCGGCGAGTTCGCGACCTCCGTCCTGGAGCGGCTGCCGTCCGCCGCGTCCCTGGACAAGTTCGCCTACCGCGTGAACGCCGCCGTCTTCCCGCTGTGGACCTTCACGATCATCGCCGGCTCGATCTGGGCCGAGGTCGCCTGGGGCCGCTACTGGGGCTGGGACCCCAAGGAGACCTGGGCCTTCATCACCTGGGTCGCCTACGCCTGCTACCTGCACGCCCGCTCCACCGCCGGCTGGAAGGGCCGCAAGGCGGCCTACATCGCCCTCATCGCCTTCGGCTGCTACCTGTTCAACTACTACGGAGTGAACATCTTCGTGGGCGGCAAGCACTCCTACGCGGGCGTGTGA
- a CDS encoding 2-oxoglutarate and iron-dependent oxygenase domain-containing protein, which translates to MSEPSAPRIPTVDLGPWLSGDAEARREISRTVDEALQSAGFLLVTGHGVEAGLRAGIRRAAREFFRLPASVKERYEAKVGGRGWLGPGAEANGYAEGTETPPDLKESLTFATQEPFDDPAVNAEWYAPNVWPAEVPRLRPLCEEYLARMAELENRLLSLLGAALGLRPDFFTRHMAHPTYGFNINWYPGTEVVGAPEPGQFRIGPHTDFGTVTILDREAGKGGLQVFTDEGGWEDAPYDPEAFTVNIGDLLARWTGDRWRSGRHRVLPPPADAPAEELLSLVYFGECTPGTLVESVPAPVGRVRYEPVDSHGYLREKLNSITVG; encoded by the coding sequence GTGAGTGAGCCGAGCGCGCCGCGCATTCCGACCGTCGACCTCGGCCCCTGGCTCTCCGGTGACGCCGAGGCGCGCCGGGAGATCTCCCGTACCGTCGACGAGGCGCTGCAGAGCGCCGGATTCCTGCTGGTCACCGGGCACGGCGTGGAGGCGGGACTGCGCGCCGGGATCCGCCGGGCGGCCCGGGAGTTCTTCCGGCTTCCGGCGTCGGTCAAGGAGCGGTACGAGGCGAAGGTCGGCGGGCGCGGCTGGCTGGGGCCGGGCGCGGAGGCCAACGGGTACGCGGAGGGAACCGAGACTCCGCCGGACCTGAAGGAGTCGCTGACGTTCGCGACGCAGGAGCCGTTCGACGACCCGGCCGTCAACGCGGAATGGTACGCACCGAACGTGTGGCCGGCGGAGGTGCCGCGGCTGAGGCCGCTGTGCGAGGAGTACCTGGCGCGGATGGCCGAGCTGGAGAACCGGCTGCTGTCGCTGCTGGGTGCAGCCCTCGGTCTGCGGCCGGACTTCTTCACCCGGCACATGGCGCATCCGACGTACGGCTTCAACATCAACTGGTACCCGGGGACCGAGGTGGTCGGTGCGCCGGAGCCGGGGCAGTTCCGGATCGGGCCGCACACCGACTTCGGGACGGTGACGATCCTGGACCGGGAGGCCGGGAAGGGCGGGCTGCAGGTGTTCACGGACGAGGGCGGCTGGGAGGACGCGCCCTACGATCCGGAGGCGTTCACGGTGAACATCGGCGATCTGCTGGCCCGGTGGACGGGTGACCGGTGGCGGTCGGGGCGGCACCGGGTGCTGCCGCCGCCCGCGGACGCACCGGCCGAGGAGCTGCTGTCGCTGGTGTACTTCGGGGAGTGCACTCCGGGCACGCTGGTGGAGTCGGTGCCGGCGCCGGTGGGGCGGGTGAGGTACGAGCCCGTCGACTCGCACGGGTATCTGCGGGAGAAGCTGAACTCGATCACCGTGGGGTGA
- a CDS encoding nucleoside deaminase: MDQEQARAWLATAVAEARAGRDEGGIPVGAALYGADGALLGRGRNRRVQDGDPSLHAETAAFRAAGRQRSYRGTTMVTTLSPCWYCSGLVRQFGISRVVVGEATTFHGGHDWLAAHGVEIVLVNAPECVALMRDFIDHHAALWKEDIGE; the protein is encoded by the coding sequence ATGGATCAGGAGCAGGCGCGCGCATGGCTCGCGACCGCCGTCGCCGAGGCCAGGGCCGGGCGGGACGAGGGCGGCATCCCCGTCGGGGCCGCGCTCTACGGCGCCGACGGCGCCCTTCTCGGCCGGGGCCGCAACCGCCGTGTCCAGGACGGCGACCCGTCCCTGCACGCGGAGACGGCGGCGTTCCGGGCGGCGGGACGGCAGCGGTCGTACCGGGGGACGACGATGGTGACCACCCTCTCGCCCTGCTGGTACTGCAGCGGTCTGGTCCGCCAGTTCGGCATCTCCCGGGTGGTCGTCGGGGAGGCGACGACCTTCCACGGCGGGCACGACTGGCTGGCCGCGCACGGAGTGGAGATCGTGCTGGTGAACGCCCCGGAGTGCGTCGCGCTGATGCGGGACTTCATCGACCACCATGCGGCCCTGTGGAAGGAGGACATCGGTGAGTGA
- a CDS encoding CDP-alcohol phosphatidyltransferase family protein, whose translation MVAAPVLEELREVCQPQAKLASRNGEHWAGRLYMRRISLRLTRQLVRTPVTPDQLTWTMVACGVASGAALMIPGLAGPVLAALLMQLFLLFDCVDGEVARWKGQNSAAGIYVDRLGAYLADAALMAGAGFHAARSGFGGWVSLGIATALGVVLLKASTDLVDVARARRGLPVADDESTRPRSQGVATVRRLAAAFKIHRVTNGIEASLVLLAAGIGDLFTGGTDVTRWALAALAAITWVMVPAHLLSILSSSRLR comes from the coding sequence ATGGTTGCTGCTCCGGTACTGGAGGAGCTGCGCGAGGTCTGCCAGCCGCAGGCGAAGCTGGCCAGCCGCAACGGCGAGCACTGGGCGGGCCGCCTCTACATGCGGAGGATCTCCCTGCGCCTGACCCGGCAACTGGTGCGCACCCCGGTCACCCCGGACCAGCTGACCTGGACGATGGTCGCATGCGGTGTCGCCTCCGGCGCCGCGCTGATGATCCCGGGCCTGGCGGGGCCCGTCCTGGCCGCCCTCCTGATGCAGCTGTTCCTCCTCTTCGACTGCGTGGACGGGGAGGTCGCCCGCTGGAAGGGCCAGAACAGCGCCGCCGGGATCTACGTCGACCGGCTCGGCGCCTACCTGGCCGACGCGGCCCTGATGGCGGGCGCGGGCTTCCACGCGGCCCGGTCCGGCTTCGGCGGCTGGGTCTCGCTGGGCATCGCCACCGCCCTCGGCGTCGTCCTGCTGAAGGCGTCGACCGACCTGGTCGACGTGGCACGGGCCCGGCGCGGGCTGCCCGTCGCCGACGACGAGTCGACCCGGCCGCGCTCCCAGGGCGTGGCCACGGTGCGCCGGCTGGCGGCCGCCTTCAAGATCCACCGGGTGACCAACGGCATCGAGGCCTCCCTGGTCCTCCTGGCGGCGGGGATCGGCGACCTGTTCACCGGCGGCACCGACGTGACCCGCTGGGCGCTGGCCGCCCTCGCCGCCATCACCTGGGTGATGGTCCCGGCCCACCTGCTGTCGATCCTGTCGTCGTCGCGGCTGCGCTGA
- a CDS encoding VOC family protein, translating to MAVRRVMPIIQSESAQESREFYGLLGFEEVMDLGWIMTLASPSTPAAQVSVMTRDKTAPVTPDMSIEVDDVEAAYAVMRDSGAEIVHPLQDEEWGVRRFFVRDPNGRVVNVLSHR from the coding sequence ATGGCCGTTCGCCGTGTCATGCCCATCATCCAGTCAGAGTCCGCCCAGGAGAGCCGGGAGTTCTACGGCCTGCTGGGCTTCGAGGAAGTCATGGATCTCGGCTGGATCATGACGCTTGCCTCGCCGTCCACTCCAGCGGCGCAGGTCAGCGTTATGACCAGGGACAAGACCGCCCCGGTCACCCCCGACATGAGCATCGAGGTCGACGACGTCGAGGCGGCGTACGCGGTCATGCGGGACAGCGGCGCGGAGATCGTTCACCCCTTGCAGGACGAGGAATGGGGAGTACGGCGGTTCTTCGTGCGCGATCCCAACGGCCGTGTGGTCAACGTACTGAGCCACCGCTGA
- a CDS encoding NAD(P)H-dependent oxidoreductase, with the protein MATLLHLDTSLNGEDSHSRAVTAAFRRTWEDEHPEGTVIYRDLDADPVPHLRAPAYYAGFTAPADRSPEERAAFALRARLIEEAEAADAILIGAPMYNYSIPSTLKAWIDHVFAVGRTAMTENPSLAGKPAVVVTSRGGSYQEGTPQHGNDYVQSYLQQALGTGLGLDVTFIVPELTLAPAVPAMADLVPLFETSRAESLAAAESHARELVMRLAA; encoded by the coding sequence ATGGCCACACTTCTGCACCTCGACACCTCCCTCAACGGCGAGGACTCGCACTCCCGCGCCGTGACCGCCGCCTTCCGCAGGACATGGGAGGACGAGCACCCGGAGGGCACGGTGATCTACCGGGATCTCGACGCCGATCCGGTACCCCACCTGCGGGCCCCCGCCTACTACGCCGGCTTCACCGCGCCCGCCGACCGGTCCCCCGAGGAGCGGGCCGCCTTCGCACTGCGGGCCCGGCTGATCGAAGAGGCCGAGGCGGCGGACGCGATCCTGATCGGCGCGCCGATGTACAACTACTCGATCCCCTCGACGTTGAAGGCATGGATCGACCACGTCTTCGCCGTGGGCCGCACCGCGATGACCGAGAACCCCTCGCTCGCGGGCAAGCCCGCCGTGGTCGTGACCAGCCGCGGCGGGTCGTACCAGGAGGGCACCCCCCAGCACGGCAACGACTACGTGCAGAGCTACTTGCAGCAGGCCCTCGGCACCGGTCTCGGCCTGGACGTCACCTTCATCGTCCCCGAGCTGACCCTGGCCCCGGCCGTCCCGGCGATGGCCGACCTGGTCCCGCTCTTCGAGACCTCCCGCGCCGAGTCCCTCGCGGCCGCCGAGTCCCACGCCCGGGAACTGGTGATGCGTCTGGCCGCGTAG
- a CDS encoding LysE family translocator: protein MLINMAPGPDSLLVVRTSATHGRRGGLAAALGILTGCVGWGLATAVGLTALLTASRLAYDTLRVCGAAYLAFLGATALWRSRKPSGPEPGGRSTAPAGRSAAFRTGVGTNLLNPKAGVFYMSLIPQFVPQGAQMFSATLLFTAIDVIELAAWYWLLSRAASALSERVQRPAFRRRLEQITGVAFFGFAANLLTDRA from the coding sequence ATGCTCATCAACATGGCGCCCGGTCCCGACTCGCTGCTCGTTGTCCGAACGTCCGCGACGCATGGCCGGCGGGGTGGGTTGGCCGCTGCGCTGGGCATCCTCACCGGTTGCGTGGGCTGGGGCCTCGCGACGGCCGTGGGCCTGACCGCACTGCTGACCGCCTCCCGCCTGGCGTACGACACGCTCCGCGTGTGTGGCGCCGCGTATCTGGCCTTCCTGGGGGCCACGGCTCTCTGGCGCTCAAGGAAGCCGTCCGGCCCCGAACCGGGCGGGCGGAGCACCGCCCCGGCCGGCCGCTCAGCGGCATTTCGCACGGGCGTGGGAACGAATCTGCTCAACCCCAAGGCGGGTGTGTTCTACATGAGCCTGATCCCGCAGTTCGTCCCTCAAGGCGCGCAGATGTTCAGTGCGACGCTGCTCTTCACCGCCATTGACGTGATCGAACTGGCCGCCTGGTACTGGCTTCTCTCCCGTGCCGCCTCGGCGCTGAGCGAGCGCGTCCAGCGGCCCGCCTTCCGCCGTCGCCTCGAACAGATCACGGGTGTGGCCTTCTTCGGCTTCGCCGCCAACCTCCTCACCGACCGCGCTTGA